In the Chromobacterium sp. ATCC 53434 genome, AGCAAGGCGTTGGCCAGGCCATGCGCCAGATCGAACTCGGCGCCTATCTTGTGCGCCATCGAGTGGCAGACGCCGAGGAAGGCGTTGGCGAAAGCGACGCCGGCGATGGTGGCCGCGTTATGCACCTGCTCGCGCGCCTTCGGGTCCTTGGCGCCGTTCAGATACGAGGACGGCAGGTATTCCTTCAGCAGCTTCAAGGCCTGCAGCGCCTGCGGATCGGAGTACTCGTTGGCCATCACCGACACATAGGCCTCCAGCGCGTGGGTGACGGCGTCGATGCCGCCGAAGGCGGTCAGCGACTTCGGCATGTCCATCACCAGATTGGCGTCGACGATGGCCATGTCCGGCGTCAGCTCGTAATCGGCGATCGGGTATTTGACGCCGGTCGCCTCGTCGGTCACCACGGCGAACGGCGTCACTTCGGAGCCGGTGCCGGAGGTGGTCGGCACCGCCACCATCATCGCCTTCTGCCCCAGCTTGGGGAAACGGTAGATGCGCTTGCGTATGTCCATGAAGCGCAGCGCCAGGTCGGCGAAATGCACTTCCGGATGTTCGTACATCACCCACATGATCTTGGCCGCGTCCATCGGCGAGCCGCCGCCTATCGCCATGATCACGTCCGGCTTGAAGGCGTGGGCCAGATCGGTGCCCTTGCGCACCACCGCCAGCGTCGGATCGGCCGGCACCTCGAAGAAGGTTTCCACCTCCAGGCCCATCTTCTTCAGCAGACGGATCGGCTCGTCGACGAAACCGTTGTCGAACAGATACTGGCCGGTGACGATCAGGCAGCGCTTCTTGCCGGCCAGGTCCTCCAGCGCCACCGGCAGGCAGCCGCGGCGGAAGTAAATGGACTTCGGCAGCTTGTGCCACAGCATGTTCTCTGCCCTCTTGGCGACGGTTTTCTTGTTGATCAGATGTTTGGGGCCGACGTTCTCGGAAATGGAGTTGCCGCCCCAGGAACCGCAGCCCAGCGTCAGCGACGGCGCCAGGCTGAAGTTGTACAGATCGCCGATGCCGCCCTGCGACGACGGCGTGTTGATCAGGATGCGGGCGGTCTTCATCTTGTCGCCGAAATAGCGGATGCGTTCCGCCTGCAGGTCCTGGTCGGTGTACAGCGCCGAGGTGTGGCCGATGCCGCCCATCGCTACCAGCGCGGCGGCCTTGTCACAGGCGTCGACGAAGTCCCTGGCGCGGTACATCGCCAGCGTCGGCGACAGCTTTTCGTGGGAGAAGGCCTCCTTGTCCGACACCTCGCTGACCTCGCCGATCAGCACCTTGGTGGTCGGCGGCACGTCTATGCCGGCCATCGCGGCGATCCTGGCGGCGCTCTGGCCGACGATGGCGGCGTTCAGGCTGCCGTCCCGCAGGATCACCTTGCGCACCGCCTCGACCTCGCCCCCCTGCAGGATGTAGCCGCCGTGCCTGGAGAAGCGGTCGCGCACCGCCTCGTAGATGGCGTCGACCACGATGACCGACTGCTCGGACGCGCAGACCACGCCGTTGTCGAAGGTCTTGGACATCAGGATGGACGCGACGGCGCGCTTGATGTCGGCGGTTTCGTCCACCACCGCCGGCGTGTTGCCGGCGCCGACGCCGATGGCGGGCTTGCCGGACGAATAGGCGGCCCTGACCATGCCGGGACCGCCGGTGGCCAGGATCAGATTGATGTCGGGATGGCGCATC is a window encoding:
- the adhE gene encoding bifunctional acetaldehyde-CoA/alcohol dehydrogenase; this encodes MAVSNELELDALVARVKKAQAAFAQFTQEQVDHIFRSAALAAADARIPLARMAVGETGMGVMEDKVIKNHFASEYIYNKYKDEKTCGVLSEDDTFGTITIAEPIGVLCGIVPTTNPTSTAIFKALISLKTRNGIIFSPHPRARRSTCEAARLVLEAAVAAGAPQDIIGWIDEPSVALSDRLMRHPDINLILATGGPGMVRAAYSSGKPAIGVGAGNTPAVVDETADIKRAVASILMSKTFDNGVVCASEQSVIVVDAIYEAVRDRFSRHGGYILQGGEVEAVRKVILRDGSLNAAIVGQSAARIAAMAGIDVPPTTKVLIGEVSEVSDKEAFSHEKLSPTLAMYRARDFVDACDKAAALVAMGGIGHTSALYTDQDLQAERIRYFGDKMKTARILINTPSSQGGIGDLYNFSLAPSLTLGCGSWGGNSISENVGPKHLINKKTVAKRAENMLWHKLPKSIYFRRGCLPVALEDLAGKKRCLIVTGQYLFDNGFVDEPIRLLKKMGLEVETFFEVPADPTLAVVRKGTDLAHAFKPDVIMAIGGGSPMDAAKIMWVMYEHPEVHFADLALRFMDIRKRIYRFPKLGQKAMMVAVPTTSGTGSEVTPFAVVTDEATGVKYPIADYELTPDMAIVDANLVMDMPKSLTAFGGIDAVTHALEAYVSVMANEYSDPQALQALKLLKEYLPSSYLNGAKDPKAREQVHNAATIAGVAFANAFLGVCHSMAHKIGAEFDLAHGLANALLISNVIRYNAADVPTKQTAFSQYDRPKSVARYAEIARHLGLEASRDHQRVEKLIEWVDELKKTLGIPASIQAAGVVEADFLAKLDEVAEAAFDDQCTGANPRYPLISELKQLLLDSYYGRPYREAWEREPEAEAAKPAKVRKLKQA